One part of the Rutidosis leptorrhynchoides isolate AG116_Rl617_1_P2 chromosome 1, CSIRO_AGI_Rlap_v1, whole genome shotgun sequence genome encodes these proteins:
- the LOC139896620 gene encoding uncharacterized protein, whose protein sequence is MAGSMRWHEESRTKDGRLRHPADSPAWKTFDYENKEFAKEPRNVRLGLVSDGFNSFGNMSVSHSTWPVVLMPYNLPPWLCMKKPFLFLSLLIPGPSTPGNNKDVYMQPLVDELKELWDTGVNTYDASTKSYFTLRASLLWTVSDFHVYANLLGWSTKGKLACPSCHKETRSTRLSNSHKEIFMAHHRWLESLHPFCMGKDSFNGTEEREGPLRSLTAEQVLAELKGFEIKFGKLVKDNPSLPYNWKKRNGKTKDHLKGRRDLEEMGIRHELHPEPLSNGKVYLPPACFEMDKKEKEKFCNVLKEVKVPDGYAANISRCIQVKPTPKILGLKSHDNHILMQQLLPVAIRNILPKHVRSVIMKLCRYYRQLCSKVLNPNDLFNMEKDIGKILCDLERIFQPSFFDVMIHLSVHLASEDRLGGHVHYRWMYPIERYLASDVETIHNKTSRNHDDGGDDTVLPIFCMPGRPIGATNIVKLGYDTLAIAHSHVLFNCSEIDFLRTEHLNILSHQNSKKLKRDIQHLHSQEFEEWLSDYVDEDMTSRDNRITSDIETLANGPSEVVKKYKGYIINGFRFHIKDVEKNRTTQNSGVILQALTSSFSSARDNDPIVGDVTYYGVLKDIIELQYGDEKKVVLFHCDWISNPVRKDWKVVIKTTPRDNFDMDEQICIDDVETHLQSDTSMGPQLVENETIDMVRGDLDGAIVDDDTLVTATDKNQIDHDQGWICECSTCVLEQGS, encoded by the exons ATGGCCGGGTCGATGAGATGGCATGAAGAGAGTCGTACGAAAGATGGTAGATTAAGACATCCAGCAGATTCACCAGCCTGGAAAACATTCGATTATGAGAATAAGGAATTTGCTAAAGAACCTCGTAATGTGAGGCTTGGTTTGGTGAGTGATGGGTTTAACTCTTTTGGAAACATGAGTGTTTCACATAGTACATGGCCTGTTGTTTTGATGCCATATAATCTACCTCCATGGTTGTGCATGAAAAAACCTTTTCTATTCCTAAGTTTACTTATACCCGGTCCATCTACTCCAGGTAATAATAAAGACGTCTATATGCAACCTCTAGTTGATGAGTTGAAAGAGTTGTGGGATACTGGAGTTAATACTTATGACGCATCAACTAAGAGTTACTTCACACTGCGTGCTTCTTTGTTATGGACGGTAAGTGACTTTCATGTGTATGCGAATTTATTGGGTTGGAGCACTAAAGGTAAATTAGCTTGTCCTTCATGCCATAAGGAAACCAGATCAACACGGTTATCAAACTCCCACAAAGAAATCTTCATGGCACATCATCGCTGGTTGGAATCGTTGCATCCTTTCTGTATGGGTAAAGATTCTTTTAATGGCACGGAAGAACGTGAAGGACCACTACGTAGCTTAACAGCGGAACAAGTGCTTGCGGAGCTGAAAGGTTTTGAAATAAAATTTggaaaacttgtgaaggataacccaTCCTTACCATATAATTGGAAGAAGAGAA ATGGAAAGACCAAGGATCATTTAAAAGGACGTCGTGATTTGGAAGAAATGGGTATTAGACATGAACTTCATCCAGAACCTTTATCAAATGGCAAAGTGTATTTGCCTCCTGCATGTTTCGAAAtggataaaaaagaaaaagaaaaattttgTAATGTGCTAAAAGAGGTGAAAGTGCCAGATGGTTATGCTGCTAATATTTCTAGATGCATTCAGGTAAAACCTACTCCAAAAATTTTAGGCCTCAAAAGTCACGATAATCATATTTTGATGCAGCAGTTGCTTCCTGTGGCAATAAGAAATATTTTACCGAAGCATGTGCGTTCTGTTATCATGAAGTTATGTCGGTACTACAGACAATTATGCTCAAAAGTTCTAAATCCTAATGATTTATTTAACATGGAAAAAGATATTGGAAAaatactttgtgatttagaaaggaTTTTTCAACCATCATTTTTTGATGTCATGATTCATCTATCGGTTCATCTAGCTTCAGAGGACAGATTAGGGGGACATGTTCATTACCGTTGGATGTATCCAATTGAAAG GTATTTAG CCAGTGATGTCGAGACCATACATAATAAGACTAGCCGAaatcatgatgatggtggtgatgatactGTCTTACCAATATTTTGTATGCCTGGTCGACCAATTGGTGCAACAAACATAGTAAAACTAGGCTATGACACTTTGGCTATTGCACACTCACATGTGCTGTTCAATTgtagtgaaatagatttcttacgaac AGAGCATCTGAATATTCTTAGTCATCAAAATTCGAAAAAACTTAAGCGTGACATTCAACATTTACATAGTCAGGAGTTTGAGGAGTGGTTGTCTGATTAC GTTGATGAGGACATGACTAGTCGGGATAACAGAATTACAAGTGATATAGAGACATTGGCAAATGGTCCAAGTGAAGTTGTAAAGAAATATAAGGGATATATCATAAATGGTTTCCGATTTCACATTAAAGATGTAGAGAAGAATAGGACAACACAAAATAGCGGAGTCATACTTCAGGCTCTAACAAGTAGCTTCTCAAGTGCTAGAGATAACGATCCTATTGTGGGAGATGTCACTTACTACGGTGTTTTAAAAGATATAATCGAGTTGCAGTATGGTGATGAGAAGAAAGTTGTTTTGTTCCATTGTGATTGGATATCAA ATCCTGTTCGTAAAGATTGGAAAGTTGTGATCAAGACAACACCTAGAGATAATTTTGACATGGATGAACAAATTTGTATCGATGATGTAGAAACACATTTGCAGAGTGACACATCGATGGGTCCTCAACTTgtagaaaatgagactattgaTATGGTTAGAGGCGATTTGGATGGGGCCATTGTTGACGATGATACTTTAGTTACTGCTACAGATAAAAATCAAATTGATCATGATCAGGGGTGGATTTGTGAGTGTTCAACATGTGTGCTAGAACAAGGCTCATAA
- the LOC139896631 gene encoding F-box protein At2g35280-like gives MEVTQSKTIENLPQDMLLEILSRVGSYSSDQLFMCKSVCKSFSELSKDPLVLKRISLDRWPLLPWRNPRFFVFLFRCAIFGNPNAIFRWGLIAYFDNRHIDYGLECLKQALNIQLKEAVYVYGLIMFASCKIEEKHVGLQILNETFPREPEMVVAARTRVFDLMQCLWLFNRRPFADVATPCPISDHRGYFPHIHGFELTTPECMSCFWAYELGVFVNGLYN, from the coding sequence atggaAGTTACTCAATCGAAGACGATCGAAAatcttccacaagatatgcttCTGGAAATTTTATCTCGAGTTGGAAGTTACTCATCCGACCAGTTGTTCATGTGTAAGTCAGTTTGCAAAAGCTTTTCGGAGCTTTCCAAAGATCCTTTAGTATTAAAAAGGATTTCCCTAGATCGGTGGCCTCTATTACCTTGGCGAAACCCTAGATTCTTTGTTTTTTTATTTCGTTGTGCGATTTTTGGAAACCCTAATGCTATATTTCGCTGGGGTTTGATAGCTTATTTTGACAATAGACATATCGATTATGGGCTTGAATGTCTCAAGCAAGCTTTGAACATCCAACTTAAAGAGgctgtttatgtttatggtttaatTATGTTTGCCTCTTGCAAAATAGAGGAAAAGCATGTCGGTTTACAAATTTTGAATGAAACATTCCCACGAGAGCCGGAGATGGTGGTTGCGGCGAGAACAAGGGTTTTTGATTTGATGCAATGTTTATGGTTATTTAACCGCCGTCCTTTTGCTGACGTGGCAACGCCGTGCCCTATCTCTGACCACCGTGGTTATTTTCCACACATCCATGGGTTTGAACTCACGACACCGGAATGCATGTCGTGTTTTTGGGCCTATGAGTTGGGTGTTTTTGTAAACGGATTATATAACTAG